One genomic segment of Brassica napus cultivar Da-Ae chromosome A3, Da-Ae, whole genome shotgun sequence includes these proteins:
- the LOC106441327 gene encoding LOW QUALITY PROTEIN: E3 ubiquitin-protein ligase RNF149 (The sequence of the model RefSeq protein was modified relative to this genomic sequence to represent the inferred CDS: inserted 2 bases in 2 codons; substituted 1 base at 1 genomic stop codon), whose amino-acid sequence MQNSQLVFYYPVSFSPRHRSNCCFSITLKSFRRDVXRPITGKERLFGQTQLDPPXFEIPSKLLAFGSVEXCLQHVSLVLKHVESRVLETMVFYAIQLFGESQGRTFELKANAEDVELHLMEESKGWRTCIPKSINEPVDECSICFEDLSDVDEESIELHDCSHVFHKVCLFQWIWSKSSCPLCRHPIYCGKPKS is encoded by the exons ATGCAAAACAGCCAGCTAGTATTTTACTACCCCGTTAGTTTCTCACCGCGCCACCGTTCGAACTGCTGTTTTTCCATCACGCTAAAGAGTTTCCGACGAGATGTTTAGCGTCCCATCACCGGAAAAGAACGACTCTTCGGACAGACACAACTTGATCCTC AGTTCGAAATCCCTTCAAAACTTCTAGCATTCGGCTCCGTGG ACTGCCTACAACACGTGTCTCTTGTTTTGAAACACGTTGAGTCGAGGGTTCTTGAAACTATGGTTTTCTACGCCATTCAGCTCTTCGGAGAAAGCCAAGGAAGAACATTCGAGCTCAAAGCTAATGCGGAAGATGTCGAGTTGCACTTGATGGAAGAAAGTAAAGGCTGGAGAACTTGTATCCCTAAGTCGATTAATGAACCGGTCGATGAATGTAGTATCTGCTTTGAGGATCTATCCGACGTGGACGAGGAATCTATAGAGTTACATGATTGTTCTCATGTGTTTCATAAAGTTTGTCTTTTCCAGTGGATTTGGAGCAAAAGCTCTTGTCCTTTATGTCGTCATCCTATTTATTGTGGAAAACCAAAATCTTAg
- the LOC106442976 gene encoding LYR motif-containing protein 4, which produces MVDKGPVISLCRSLLRAGHQYPDYNIREYAKRRTLEGFRMNKNLTDHSKVEEAYAEGKKQLEVVERVVKVYLAYPPRTKNIMELKLQ; this is translated from the coding sequence ATGGTAGATAAAGGTCCAGTCATCAGCCTCTGTCGTTCCCTGCTTCGGGCAGGGCATCAGTACCCTGACTACAACATCAGGGAGTACGCTAAGCGAAGGACCTTGGAGGGGTTCCGCATGAACAAGAATCTCACTGATCATTCTAAGGTGGAAGAGGCTTATGCTGAAGGTAAGAAGCAGCTGGAGGTTGTAGAGAGGGTGGTGAAGGTTTACTTGGCATATCCTCCCAGGACCAAGAACATCATGGAACTCAAGCTTCAGTAG